The genomic region AACCAGAATGCTATGAATCTTGAATTTAGATTTGTAGTAGCATTGATATCTGTGAAATTATCATTAAGAGTTTTGACCTCTTTGATTATTTGATCTATGAATTCAAGTTCGGCATGTATTATTTTTTCAACTTCAGTGTCATGAAAGACTGTGGGTATAGTAGGTATACTTGTCATGCAGACTCCTTTTTATGAGGATATATTGATTAACAATCTATCAGAAGTAAAATCAAAATCAAGAATTTCATTTTCTTCAACCTGAATATTTTCATTATTCTTAAATTCGTTATCATTGATCTCATTAATTTTTGTATTCAAGTTTTCTTTTAGAGCAACAGAGACATCAATGCAGTGTACGCCCTTAATTTCATTCACAGGAGCAAAGAAATCTTGATATTCAAAACTAATTCCCATATCACCATAATTATTATTTGCAATTCTGGTGTAAATATCTCTAATTTTAGCGTCAACATTAAGATATAGATGATTTTTTAATATTTACTTTATATTTGCTTTTAGATTTGTATCTTCTATTTGTGTTTTATCTGAATTCATAAATTCGTCATCTATAATAAGATAAATACTAGCTGTACCAGCAGTACTTTTGATATTTGCGTGTGT from Borrelia hispanica CRI harbors:
- a CDS encoding DUF735 family protein; this translates as MTSIPTIPTVFHDTEVEKIIHAELEFIDQIIKEVKTLNDNFTDINATTNLNSRFIAFW